A DNA window from Jaculus jaculus isolate mJacJac1 chromosome 1, mJacJac1.mat.Y.cur, whole genome shotgun sequence contains the following coding sequences:
- the Arl2 gene encoding ADP-ribosylation factor-like protein 2 encodes MGLLTILKKMKQKERELRLLMLGLDNAGKTTILKKFNGEDVDTISPTLGFNIKTLEHRGFKLNIWDVGGQKSLRSYWRNYFESTDGLIWVVDSADRQRLQDCQRELQSLLVEERLAGATLLIFANKQDLPGALSSSAIQEALELASIRSHHWRIQGCSAVTGEDLLPGIDWLLDDISSRVFTID; translated from the exons ATGGGGCTTCTGACCATTCTGAAGAAGATGAAGCAGAAAGAGCGAGAGCTGCGCCTGCTTATGCT CGGCCTGGACAATGCTGGCAAAACAACTATCCTGAAGAAGTTCAACGGGGAAGATGTAGACAccatctccccaacactgggCTTCAACATCAAGACCCTGGAGCACCGAGG ATTCAAGTTGAATATCTGGGACGTGGGCGGCCAGAAGTCCTTGCGCTCCTATTGGAGGAACTACTTTGAGAGCACTGATGGCCTTATCTGGGTGGTGGACAGTGCCGACCGTCAGCGGCTGCAGGACTGCCAGCGGGAGCTGCAGAGCCTGCTTGTGGAGGAG CGTCTGGCTGGAGCAACCCTTCTCATCTTTGCCAACAAGCAGGACTTGCCGGGAGCGCTGTCCTCCAGTGCCATTCAGGAG GCCCTAGAGCTGGCTTCCATCCGTAGCCACCACTGGCGGATCCAGGGCTGCAGTGCTGTCACCGGGGAGGACCTGCTGCCTGGTATTGACTGGCTCCTGGATGACATTTCCAGTCGCGTCTTCACCATTGACTGA